From a region of the Aeoliella mucimassa genome:
- the nqrE gene encoding NADH:ubiquinone reductase (Na(+)-transporting) subunit E gives MDLQHYFNIFLNAVFVQNLALVFFLGMCTFLAVSKSIKNAIGLGIAVIVIMTITVPLNNAIYVYLLKKNAIADGINLEFLSLISFIGTIAAMVQILEMTLDKFFPALYNTLGIFLPLITVNCAILGGSLFMVERSYNLADSAVYGFGAGFGWALAILALAGIREKLKYSDVPHGLRGLGITFITVGLIALAFMAFGGINLPE, from the coding sequence ATGGACCTCCAGCACTACTTCAACATCTTCCTCAACGCCGTGTTCGTGCAGAACCTGGCGCTGGTGTTCTTCCTCGGCATGTGTACCTTCCTGGCCGTGTCGAAGAGCATTAAGAATGCCATCGGTCTGGGCATCGCGGTGATCGTGATCATGACGATCACGGTTCCACTGAATAATGCGATCTACGTCTATCTGCTCAAGAAGAACGCGATCGCCGATGGAATCAACCTCGAGTTTCTCTCGTTGATTAGCTTCATCGGTACGATTGCCGCCATGGTGCAGATTCTGGAAATGACGCTCGATAAGTTCTTTCCCGCACTGTACAACACGCTGGGTATCTTCCTGCCGCTGATTACGGTGAACTGCGCCATCCTGGGTGGTTCGCTGTTCATGGTCGAACGCAGCTACAACCTCGCTGATAGTGCTGTGTACGGTTTTGGTGCTGGTTTCGGCTGGGCCTTGGCCATTCTCGCCCTCGCAGGTATTCGCGAGAAACTGAAGTACAGCGACGTGCCCCACGGGCTCCGCGGCCTCGGTATCACGTTCATAACGGTCGGCTTGATCGCCTTGGCTTTCATGGCCTTCGGCGGCATCAACCTGCCTGAGTAA
- a CDS encoding NADH:ubiquinone reductase (Na(+)-transporting) subunit D: MAKTTPSKVLLNPIFNNNPIALQVLGICSALAVTTKLDKAITMAIAVTVVTGFSSAAVSAIRKLIPSSIRIIVQMTIIASMVIIVDQILKAYLPDISRTMSVFVGLIITNCIVMGRAEGFAMKEGPWLSFLDGIGNGLGYSLLLVVIGFFRELFGSGSILGYQVLAIYGTDEGGWYEPNGLMLLPPSAFFLIGIFIWILRSFKPNQMNSDPTL, translated from the coding sequence ATGGCCAAAACTACCCCTTCCAAAGTGTTGTTGAACCCGATCTTCAACAACAACCCCATCGCGCTGCAGGTGCTCGGCATTTGCTCGGCTCTGGCGGTGACTACCAAACTGGATAAAGCCATTACCATGGCCATCGCAGTGACTGTGGTTACCGGTTTTTCCAGCGCCGCTGTCAGTGCGATTCGCAAGCTGATCCCCAGCAGCATTCGCATTATCGTCCAAATGACGATCATTGCGTCGATGGTGATCATCGTCGATCAGATCCTGAAGGCCTACTTGCCAGACATCAGCCGCACGATGAGCGTGTTCGTCGGCTTGATCATCACCAACTGTATCGTGATGGGCCGCGCCGAAGGCTTCGCCATGAAGGAAGGCCCTTGGTTGTCGTTCCTCGACGGCATCGGCAACGGCCTCGGCTACAGCTTGCTGCTCGTGGTCATCGGATTCTTTCGCGAACTATTTGGCTCGGGTTCGATCCTCGGTTACCAGGTACTGGCAATTTACGGAACCGACGAAGGAGGCTGGTACGAGCCGAATGGCTTGATGCTGCTTCCCCCGAGTGCGTTCTTTCTGATCGGCATCTTCATTTGGATCCTTCGGTCGTTCAAGCCGAACCAGATGAACTCCGATCCCACGCTGTAA
- a CDS encoding Na(+)-translocating NADH-quinone reductase subunit C: MERDSFLGTILVALGVCVVCSVLVASSAVLLNGRQEENKLLYKQLNVLRAANLVDKKADLSKEEVDAIIEKRVTTLLVDLEDQTVIEDWKEKYSDFDPRDAANSKELGKEIEGVTPSPGIKRRAKMQFVYEIHAEGDPNKIEQYVLPVSGKGLWSTLYGFLSINADGKTVEGITFYEHAETPGLGGEVENPTWQQKWEGKLAYNDEHEVVIKVIKGSAPSSGPGADTTIDGLSGATITTNGVSNFVQYWLGPDGFGPFLQKQTAGSDL, translated from the coding sequence ATGGAACGTGATTCGTTTCTAGGAACGATCTTGGTAGCGCTAGGCGTTTGCGTAGTTTGCTCCGTGCTTGTAGCGAGTTCCGCTGTCCTCCTGAATGGACGACAGGAAGAGAACAAGCTGCTGTACAAGCAGCTCAACGTATTGCGCGCTGCGAACCTGGTCGATAAGAAGGCTGATCTGTCGAAAGAAGAAGTCGACGCGATTATCGAAAAGCGGGTCACCACGCTGCTGGTCGATTTGGAAGATCAGACCGTAATCGAGGACTGGAAGGAAAAGTACTCCGACTTCGATCCTCGCGATGCTGCCAACAGCAAAGAACTTGGCAAGGAGATCGAAGGCGTCACCCCCTCGCCAGGCATCAAACGCCGGGCCAAGATGCAGTTCGTCTATGAGATCCACGCCGAAGGCGATCCGAACAAGATCGAACAATATGTGCTGCCGGTGAGCGGCAAAGGTCTCTGGTCGACCCTTTATGGGTTCCTGTCGATCAATGCCGATGGCAAGACCGTCGAAGGCATTACCTTCTACGAACACGCCGAAACACCAGGCCTTGGTGGTGAAGTCGAAAACCCCACTTGGCAGCAGAAATGGGAAGGCAAGCTCGCCTACAACGACGAGCACGAAGTGGTGATCAAAGTGATCAAGGGTTCGGCTCCTAGCTCGGGCCCTGGCGCCGATACCACGATCGATGGCCTTTCGGGTGCAACGATTACCACCAATGGTGTTTCGAACTTTGTGCAGTACTGGCTGGGCCCCGATGGGTTCGGACCTTTCCTCCAAAAACAGACCGCAGGCTCGGACCTCTAG
- a CDS encoding NADH:ubiquinone reductase (Na(+)-transporting) subunit B yields the protein MKFLRNLLDKVEPLFTKGGKLERFYPLYEAGDTFLFTPGEVTKTGPHVRDSLDMKRMMSTVIVALLPCILMALYNTGYQANLQIYAGTGTAIDDWHETVFTDMGFTHDPNSVLSCFVYGALWFLPAYIVTMAVGGTIELIFALVRGHEINEGFLVTGMLFPLTLPPTTPLLIVAAGIGFGVLIGKEVFGGTGKNFLNPALTARAFVYFAFAKYLSGETNPLGQGVWVAVQKTDAFSGATTLGKMMTATAEQGPSEAMAEVVHTVSEGATFDWMTAFLGFIPGSMGETSALACLIGAAILIATGIGSWRIMTGCVLGLLATTWLLTLTFTGNPVVQIPPYWHLVIGGFAFGTVFMATDPVSAAMTNSGKWWYGALIGFMTALVRVVNLGFAEGIMLAILFGNVMAPTIDYFVIQANIKRRLARYGT from the coding sequence ATGAAATTCCTTCGCAACCTGCTCGACAAAGTAGAGCCTTTGTTTACCAAGGGCGGTAAGCTCGAACGGTTCTACCCGTTGTACGAAGCGGGCGACACGTTTCTGTTCACGCCGGGCGAGGTGACCAAAACCGGTCCCCACGTTCGCGACAGCCTGGACATGAAGCGGATGATGTCGACCGTGATCGTGGCCTTGCTGCCATGCATCCTGATGGCTCTCTACAACACCGGGTATCAAGCCAACCTGCAAATCTATGCCGGAACCGGCACCGCTATTGACGACTGGCACGAAACGGTCTTCACCGACATGGGATTCACTCACGATCCCAACAGCGTTCTATCGTGCTTCGTGTACGGGGCGTTGTGGTTCCTTCCCGCGTACATCGTCACGATGGCCGTGGGTGGTACGATCGAGCTGATCTTCGCCTTGGTTCGCGGTCACGAGATCAACGAGGGCTTCCTCGTCACCGGCATGCTTTTTCCGCTAACGCTACCGCCGACGACACCGCTGTTGATCGTTGCGGCCGGTATTGGATTTGGTGTGCTGATCGGCAAGGAAGTGTTCGGCGGCACTGGTAAGAACTTCCTGAACCCCGCCCTCACCGCCCGCGCGTTTGTGTACTTTGCCTTTGCGAAGTACCTGTCGGGCGAGACAAACCCCTTAGGCCAAGGCGTGTGGGTCGCAGTACAGAAGACCGACGCCTTCTCCGGAGCGACCACACTCGGCAAGATGATGACCGCCACGGCCGAGCAAGGCCCGAGCGAAGCGATGGCCGAAGTGGTGCATACGGTCTCCGAAGGGGCGACCTTCGACTGGATGACCGCGTTCCTTGGTTTCATCCCCGGTTCGATGGGCGAAACCTCGGCCTTGGCCTGCCTGATTGGGGCCGCCATCTTGATCGCCACCGGCATCGGTTCCTGGCGCATCATGACTGGCTGTGTGCTCGGTCTGCTCGCAACCACCTGGTTGCTGACGCTCACCTTCACCGGCAACCCTGTTGTACAAATCCCACCGTACTGGCATCTGGTCATTGGTGGCTTTGCCTTTGGCACCGTGTTTATGGCCACCGACCCGGTTTCGGCCGCCATGACGAACAGCGGCAAGTGGTGGTACGGAGCCCTCATCGGGTTCATGACCGCCCTGGTGCGAGTGGTGAACCTCGGCTTTGCCGAAGGTATCATGCTGGCCATTTTGTTTGGGAACGTCATGGCTCCCACGATCGACTACTTTGTGATCCAAGCGAACATCAAGCGGAGGCTCGCACGATATGGAACGTGA
- a CDS encoding Na(+)-translocating NADH-quinone reductase subunit A gives MPQPIRITKGLDIPLAGEPKQQISDAVPATRVALLGDDYIGMKPTMLVAEGDTVKRGQVLFTDKKLPAVCYTAPAAGRVVAVSRGAKRKFLSVTIEIDGDESVDFKSYTDSNLTQLPAVEVREQLIASGLWTALRTRPFSKVPDPETSPYALFVTAIDTNPLAADPKIVISTREREFKAGLEALSTLTEGKTYLCKADGVSLPGDDLDCVESASFAGPHPAGLPGTHIHFLAPVNLERHAWYIGYQDVIAVGHLFLTGQLSNERVVALAGPAAKDPRLVRTQLGANMTDLTAGETTDAEYGVRVISGSVLAGRKSVEPVDFLGRYDNAITLIAEGKQRELMGWSGPGFNKFSIKPIFASVLSAGRRFAMTTSTEGSERAIVPLGSFEQVMPLDIIATPLLKSLVVDDTEQAQALGCLELDEEDLALCSFVDTGKHDFGPILRRNLTTIEQEG, from the coding sequence ATGCCTCAGCCAATCCGCATTACCAAAGGTCTTGACATTCCCCTCGCTGGCGAGCCTAAGCAGCAAATCAGCGACGCCGTACCTGCCACTCGCGTGGCGCTGCTGGGCGACGACTACATCGGCATGAAGCCGACGATGTTGGTTGCCGAAGGCGACACCGTAAAACGGGGTCAGGTGCTGTTCACCGACAAAAAGCTGCCTGCGGTCTGCTATACCGCACCGGCGGCAGGCCGCGTGGTGGCCGTGTCGCGGGGTGCCAAGCGAAAGTTCCTGTCGGTCACCATCGAGATCGACGGCGACGAGTCGGTCGACTTCAAGTCGTACACCGACAGCAATCTCACTCAGTTGCCAGCGGTCGAAGTTCGCGAGCAGTTGATCGCATCGGGCCTGTGGACCGCCTTGCGGACCCGCCCATTCAGCAAAGTGCCCGATCCGGAAACATCGCCGTACGCGTTGTTCGTCACCGCGATCGACACCAACCCGCTGGCCGCAGATCCGAAGATCGTGATCTCGACTCGCGAACGCGAATTCAAAGCCGGTCTCGAGGCGCTCAGCACTCTGACCGAAGGCAAAACCTACCTCTGCAAGGCCGATGGCGTGAGCCTGCCTGGCGATGACCTCGACTGCGTCGAATCGGCCTCGTTCGCTGGCCCGCACCCCGCCGGTTTGCCCGGCACGCACATTCACTTCCTGGCGCCCGTGAACTTGGAACGCCACGCGTGGTACATCGGTTACCAAGACGTGATTGCCGTTGGCCACCTGTTCCTCACGGGACAACTGAGCAACGAGCGAGTGGTCGCCCTGGCTGGCCCCGCGGCGAAAGACCCACGACTCGTCCGCACCCAACTTGGCGCTAACATGACCGACCTCACCGCCGGCGAGACCACCGACGCCGAATATGGCGTGCGGGTGATATCGGGCTCGGTGCTGGCTGGTCGCAAGTCGGTAGAGCCTGTCGACTTCCTCGGCCGTTACGACAACGCAATCACGTTGATCGCCGAAGGCAAGCAACGCGAGTTGATGGGCTGGAGCGGTCCTGGCTTCAACAAGTTTTCGATCAAACCGATCTTCGCGTCGGTACTGTCGGCTGGTCGCCGATTTGCGATGACCACTTCTACCGAAGGTAGCGAGCGGGCGATTGTGCCGCTTGGTTCGTTCGAACAAGTGATGCCGCTCGACATCATCGCGACCCCGCTGCTGAAATCGCTGGTAGTCGATGATACCGAGCAAGCCCAGGCACTTGGTTGCCTGGAACTAGACGAAGAAGACCTGGCCCTGTGCTCGTTTGTTGATACCGGCAAGCACGACTTTGGACCGATCCTGCGTCGCAATCTGACGACCATCGAACAAGAGGGCTAA
- a CDS encoding pentapeptide repeat-containing protein, whose amino-acid sequence MPSIHPRDAIVRPRVRGGEGQVSLLEDLVAEHLDKGTTGIFWVVGGAGSGKSTAVRHLHETFPNLLVLDEPSLADVAEQAETQLVIATSGVKLSRRWRRWQLLPWGRDDLVEYLLAAHSDLCKHVMNRLGTHAQGIWLPELATIVLDHFAADQTLDDPTEAMLAEVRERAGGQDGLIAAMKACLTMLSEQNTWMFTTWISLLQREATPELKALLRHRPVQLPLAATWIVAAESTRRLSRRLLLPLPPDLIDLTARYFQKKGDGQKKGDGQTKEDEQTNAEGTALLLQLLEQGGGLLEQGGWSSADPMAASILLRLDPMWRPTPESRRLWNLSGGSFPRAHWTEVNLADAKLGQCDFSEADLVGADLSNTRLTSSSFEGANLAGAQMQQAIALQANFAHAKLAGANCTNASFSRADFYEADLRNADLSGARLTNAVLTRANLSNANLKSARLTGANLEEANLNSADLSGAQLEHVDLRTLSLDGAKFSRANLNHAQLEDVSIEGGSFYQANLSYAHLTGSQFPGGDFCQARLVDAHLAEINWEGADLRRANLRGASFHMGSSRSGLVDSPIAMEGSMTGFYTDELTELHFKHPEQVRKANLRGAKLRGAQVDGVDFYLVDLRDAELDPAIEQQARQTGAILDDFDYED is encoded by the coding sequence ATGCCATCTATACACCCTCGGGATGCCATTGTTCGCCCGCGAGTCCGGGGAGGAGAGGGGCAGGTTAGCTTGCTCGAGGATCTGGTGGCCGAACACTTGGACAAAGGCACCACCGGCATCTTTTGGGTCGTGGGTGGCGCTGGCTCGGGCAAGTCGACCGCGGTCAGGCATCTGCACGAGACCTTTCCCAATCTGCTGGTGCTCGACGAGCCGAGCTTGGCCGACGTGGCCGAGCAGGCCGAAACCCAGTTGGTGATCGCTACCAGCGGGGTAAAGCTCTCCCGTCGCTGGCGACGCTGGCAACTGTTGCCATGGGGGCGGGACGATCTGGTTGAGTACCTGCTCGCAGCCCACTCCGACCTTTGCAAGCATGTGATGAACCGACTGGGGACGCACGCCCAAGGCATCTGGCTTCCGGAACTGGCGACCATCGTGCTCGACCACTTTGCCGCCGACCAGACGCTCGACGATCCGACCGAAGCGATGCTGGCCGAGGTTCGCGAACGAGCAGGGGGGCAGGATGGGTTGATTGCGGCCATGAAGGCTTGCTTGACCATGCTCAGCGAGCAAAACACCTGGATGTTCACTACCTGGATCTCGTTGCTGCAACGCGAAGCGACGCCGGAACTCAAGGCGTTGCTCCGCCACCGTCCGGTGCAACTTCCGCTCGCAGCGACGTGGATCGTCGCCGCCGAGTCGACTCGTCGACTCAGCCGACGATTGCTGTTGCCGTTGCCGCCCGATTTGATTGATCTCACCGCCCGCTACTTTCAAAAGAAAGGAGACGGGCAAAAGAAGGGAGACGGTCAAACCAAGGAGGATGAGCAAACCAACGCAGAGGGGACTGCTCTGCTGTTGCAACTGCTCGAACAGGGTGGGGGTCTGCTGGAGCAGGGGGGCTGGTCGTCGGCCGACCCGATGGCTGCCAGCATCCTGCTGCGACTCGACCCAATGTGGCGGCCGACGCCGGAGAGTCGCCGGCTCTGGAACCTTAGCGGGGGATCGTTCCCCCGCGCCCACTGGACCGAAGTAAACCTGGCCGACGCCAAGCTCGGGCAATGCGATTTCAGCGAAGCCGATCTGGTCGGCGCCGACCTGTCGAATACTCGGCTGACATCTAGCTCGTTTGAAGGAGCCAACCTGGCCGGCGCGCAGATGCAACAAGCGATCGCGCTGCAAGCCAACTTTGCCCACGCCAAGCTGGCGGGAGCAAACTGCACGAACGCCAGCTTCTCGCGAGCCGACTTCTACGAGGCCGATCTGCGAAATGCCGACCTCTCTGGTGCACGTCTCACCAACGCGGTGCTCACCCGGGCGAACCTGTCGAACGCCAACCTTAAATCGGCTCGCCTCACCGGGGCCAACCTGGAGGAAGCCAACCTGAACAGCGCCGACCTCAGCGGTGCCCAACTCGAGCATGTCGACCTGCGTACGCTTTCGCTCGACGGTGCGAAGTTCAGCCGGGCGAACCTGAACCACGCCCAGCTGGAAGACGTGAGCATCGAAGGGGGCAGCTTCTACCAGGCCAACCTTTCGTACGCCCACCTCACCGGCTCGCAGTTTCCCGGCGGCGACTTCTGCCAGGCCCGGCTGGTCGATGCCCATCTGGCGGAAATCAACTGGGAAGGTGCCGACCTGCGACGCGCCAATCTGCGCGGGGCTTCGTTCCATATGGGTTCGTCGCGGAGCGGGTTGGTCGACAGCCCGATCGCCATGGAAGGGAGCATGACGGGATTCTACACCGACGAGTTGACGGAACTTCATTTCAAACATCCTGAACAGGTTCGCAAAGCCAATCTGCGCGGCGCAAAACTCCGCGGCGCTCAAGTCGATGGGGTCGATTTCTATCTGGTTGATTTACGCGACGCCGAACTCGACCCGGCCATCGAACAGCAGGCCCGCCAAACAGGGGCGATTCTCGACGATTTTGATTATGAGGATTGA
- a CDS encoding YihY/virulence factor BrkB family protein produces the protein MNHHVPQMAAAIAYYMIFSLPAILLITISIGGYLARIGALGTGDTVREHMIDEVGGVVGSFSTDQVAQLIDRATKLPPSTSSVLFVTAMLFFSASGVIVQVQIALNLIWKHEPDVDRLRKRNFFIRRLLSLGFVIVIGFLLLLTMVISATLTTLGDVLNESILNQQLPQTGWLISFTSDFIVSMCFFTLVYRWLHDTRVTWKFASLGGMITALLFMLGKTLLALLLTHMHLGSAYGAAGSLAVLLAWCYYTSLAFLVGAEITRAIEAYYIGKAQEQLGASVEVSSVER, from the coding sequence ATGAATCATCACGTTCCGCAGATGGCCGCGGCGATTGCGTATTACATGATCTTCTCGTTGCCAGCCATTTTGCTCATCACCATCTCGATTGGGGGGTATCTGGCGAGGATCGGCGCTCTCGGTACCGGCGATACGGTTCGCGAGCACATGATCGACGAGGTCGGCGGCGTCGTCGGCTCGTTCAGCACCGATCAGGTGGCGCAACTCATCGATCGGGCTACCAAGTTGCCTCCCTCGACCTCCAGTGTGTTGTTCGTGACCGCCATGCTGTTTTTCAGTGCTTCGGGCGTGATCGTGCAGGTGCAGATCGCACTGAACTTGATCTGGAAGCACGAGCCCGACGTCGACCGGCTGCGAAAACGCAATTTCTTTATTCGCCGACTGCTGTCGCTAGGCTTCGTGATCGTCATCGGCTTCCTGCTGTTGCTCACGATGGTGATCAGCGCCACGCTAACAACGCTCGGCGATGTGCTGAACGAATCGATCTTGAACCAGCAGTTGCCGCAGACAGGGTGGCTGATTTCGTTCACGTCGGATTTTATCGTAAGTATGTGCTTTTTTACGCTTGTGTATCGCTGGCTGCACGACACGCGGGTAACATGGAAATTCGCGTCGCTGGGGGGAATGATCACCGCCCTGTTGTTCATGTTGGGCAAAACTTTGCTGGCGTTGTTGCTCACCCACATGCATCTGGGGTCCGCTTATGGGGCTGCTGGCTCGCTGGCAGTACTGCTGGCCTGGTGCTACTACACATCGCTGGCATTTTTGGTGGGTGCCGAAATCACCCGAGCGATCGAAGCCTACTACATTGGCAAAGCCCAAGAGCAACTTGGAGCGAGTGTCGAGGTAAGCAGCGTCGAGAGGTAA
- a CDS encoding sulfatase, with the protein MRTIIYRPFCVMLLGSLMAAAVLAAGQQAVAAPNVILFLVDDMGIMDTSLPFLTDEQGNAVRHPLNDYYRTPNMERLAQQGVRLNNFYAMSVCSPTRASIMTGQNASRHHTTNWINPQSNNRGPFGPADWNWTGLKKSDVTLPRLLEQAGGYRTIHVGKGHFGPANHEGAEPLNLGFDVNIAGHAAGHPASYYGTDNFGEKNPVQAVPGLEKYHGQEIFLTEALTREAKQQVTEAVEAKQPFYLYMAHYAVHAPFQSDPRFADHYRDSGKKPQAQAFATLIEGMDKSLGDLLDHVESLGVAEETIVIFLGDNGSDAPLGGAHEIASAAPLRGKKGSHYEGGVRVPMIAGWAKSNPANPVQAAVPIAEGQIQSQVASVCDLLPTILSIAELDNPANHPVDGFALQPLLAGKHDDSRPETFLMHYPHSVHRSNYFTIYRHGDWKIAYHYLPKTNPQNKRYELFNLAEDPTESNDLSSSEPEQLARMMGEMIEQLAATGAQYPTSRDRARTLAPQMPNKRETN; encoded by the coding sequence ATGCGAACGATCATCTACCGGCCATTCTGCGTGATGCTACTCGGATCGCTGATGGCCGCAGCGGTGCTCGCTGCTGGTCAGCAAGCAGTTGCGGCGCCGAATGTCATCCTGTTCCTGGTCGACGACATGGGCATCATGGATACCTCACTGCCCTTCCTGACCGACGAGCAAGGCAACGCGGTTAGGCATCCTCTGAACGACTATTATCGCACTCCCAACATGGAGCGGTTGGCCCAGCAAGGGGTGCGGCTCAACAATTTTTACGCGATGAGCGTTTGCTCTCCGACTCGGGCATCGATCATGACCGGGCAGAACGCGAGTCGCCATCACACGACCAACTGGATCAATCCGCAGTCGAACAATCGGGGACCGTTTGGGCCGGCCGACTGGAACTGGACCGGGCTTAAGAAGAGCGATGTAACGCTCCCTCGCTTGCTCGAGCAGGCTGGCGGCTATCGAACCATCCACGTCGGCAAAGGTCACTTCGGGCCCGCCAACCATGAAGGAGCCGAGCCGCTGAATCTTGGCTTCGACGTGAACATCGCTGGGCACGCGGCCGGACATCCTGCGAGCTACTATGGCACCGACAACTTTGGCGAGAAGAACCCCGTTCAGGCAGTGCCTGGCCTGGAGAAATATCACGGGCAGGAGATCTTCCTTACCGAGGCACTCACGCGCGAAGCGAAGCAGCAGGTGACCGAAGCGGTGGAAGCCAAGCAGCCTTTCTACTTGTACATGGCCCACTACGCGGTGCATGCGCCGTTTCAATCCGATCCGCGATTTGCCGATCACTATCGCGATTCGGGCAAGAAACCCCAAGCCCAGGCGTTCGCCACGCTGATTGAGGGCATGGACAAATCGCTCGGTGATTTATTGGATCATGTCGAGTCGCTTGGGGTGGCCGAAGAGACGATCGTGATCTTCCTCGGCGACAACGGCAGCGACGCCCCGCTCGGCGGCGCTCACGAAATCGCCTCGGCCGCTCCGTTGCGCGGCAAGAAAGGCTCGCATTACGAAGGGGGCGTGCGGGTGCCGATGATTGCGGGGTGGGCGAAGTCGAATCCTGCGAACCCCGTGCAGGCGGCGGTGCCGATCGCTGAGGGGCAAATTCAGTCGCAGGTGGCGTCGGTCTGCGACTTGCTTCCCACGATTCTCTCAATCGCCGAACTCGACAATCCCGCGAATCACCCGGTCGATGGTTTTGCCCTTCAGCCGCTGCTGGCTGGCAAGCACGACGACTCCCGCCCGGAGACGTTCCTGATGCACTACCCGCACTCGGTGCATCGCAGCAACTACTTCACGATCTATCGCCATGGCGATTGGAAGATTGCCTACCACTACCTGCCGAAAACGAATCCCCAAAACAAGCGATACGAATTATTCAATCTGGCCGAGGACCCCACCGAGTCGAACGATCTCTCGTCGAGCGAACCGGAGCAGCTCGCACGGATGATGGGCGAGATGATCGAGCAACTCGCAGCCACCGGCGCGCAGTATCCCACCAGTCGGGATCGCGCCCGCACGCTAGCTCCGCAGATGCCAAACAAGAGGGAGACTAACTAA
- a CDS encoding HAD family hydrolase, which translates to MKPLFLLPILTCILSAAAQEAATSDPLASWNDGATKQAIVDFVERVTTKDSPDFVAPADRIAVFDNDGTLWSEQPMYVQLAFALDRIKAMAPDHPEWKTEQPFQAVLEGNFKAMAASGNEGLLKIIGATHAGMTNDQFAEIARDWFATAKHPKYDRPYTECVYQPMLELLAYLRANGFKTYIVSGGGIDLMRVFSEQVYGIPPEQVVGSSIELEYVEQDGVPTLIRKPQVAFIDDKAGKPVGIDRYIGRRPIAAFGNSDGDYEMLRYTTAGDGLRLGAIVHHTDDEREVAYDRDSHIGRLNKALDEAPERGFLLIDMKQDWRQVFPKK; encoded by the coding sequence ATGAAGCCGCTGTTTTTGTTACCCATTCTCACATGTATCCTTAGCGCGGCCGCGCAAGAGGCTGCCACCAGCGATCCGCTTGCTTCGTGGAACGACGGAGCCACCAAACAAGCGATCGTCGATTTTGTCGAACGGGTCACTACCAAAGACTCGCCCGACTTTGTCGCGCCCGCGGATCGCATCGCGGTGTTCGACAACGACGGCACCTTGTGGTCCGAACAACCGATGTACGTACAACTCGCCTTTGCGCTCGATCGCATCAAGGCAATGGCTCCGGATCACCCGGAATGGAAAACGGAGCAACCTTTTCAAGCAGTGCTGGAAGGGAACTTCAAGGCGATGGCCGCTAGCGGCAACGAAGGGCTTCTGAAGATCATCGGGGCGACCCACGCTGGCATGACCAACGATCAGTTTGCCGAGATCGCCCGCGACTGGTTTGCCACGGCCAAGCACCCCAAGTACGACCGACCTTACACCGAGTGCGTCTATCAGCCGATGCTCGAGTTGCTCGCGTACCTGCGAGCCAATGGGTTCAAGACCTACATCGTCTCGGGCGGCGGCATCGACCTGATGCGTGTGTTTTCTGAACAAGTTTATGGCATTCCTCCCGAGCAAGTAGTCGGCAGCAGTATTGAATTGGAATATGTCGAGCAGGACGGCGTGCCGACCTTGATTCGAAAGCCTCAGGTGGCTTTCATCGACGACAAAGCCGGCAAGCCGGTTGGTATTGATCGCTACATCGGCCGCCGCCCGATTGCGGCGTTTGGCAATTCCGATGGCGATTATGAAATGCTTCGCTACACCACCGCGGGCGATGGCCTGCGGCTCGGTGCGATTGTTCATCACACCGACGACGAGCGCGAAGTCGCCTACGACCGCGACTCGCACATCGGGCGGTTAAACAAGGCGCTGGACGAAGCGCCGGAGCGGGGATTCCTGCTCATCGATATGAAACAAGACTGGCGGCAGGTGTTCCCCAAGAAATAG